In Oncorhynchus gorbuscha isolate QuinsamMale2020 ecotype Even-year linkage group LG02, OgorEven_v1.0, whole genome shotgun sequence, a single genomic region encodes these proteins:
- the LOC124012816 gene encoding ubiquitin carboxyl-terminal hydrolase 2-like isoform X2 — MNSILQCLSNTPDLRDYCLRNTHRTELNNNCRAKAALMEEFAKLTQTLWTSVSSEAISPSDFKTQIQRYAPKFVGYNQQDAQEFLHFLLDGLHNEVNRVTVRPRLPSEDIDHLPDNEKGKRMWNKYLEREDSKVVDLFVGQLKSSLTCSECGYCSTVFDPFWDLSLPIAKKGSGEVSLTDCMRLFTKEDVLDGDEKPTCYRCKTRRKCTKKFTIQKFPQILVLHLKRFSENRVRTSKLSTYVNFPLKELDMREFCSENSMNTVYNLYAVSNHSGNTLGGHYTAYCRNPALGEWYSYNDSRVSSMSSSQVRSSDAYVLFYELASSHSRL, encoded by the exons ATGAACTCGATCCTGCAGTGTCTGAGCAACACTCCTGACCTGAGGGACTACTGTCTGAGGAACACACACCGCACCGAACTCAACAACAACTGCAGAGCCAAGGCTGCTCTCATGGAGG AGTTTGCCAAACTCACTCAGACCCTATGGACGTCAGTCAGCAGCGAGGCAATCAGTCCCTCAGACTTCAAGACCCAGATCCAGAGATATGCTCCCAAATTTGTGGGATACAA tcagcAGGATGCTCAGGAGTTCTTGCATTTCCTATTGGACGGCCTCCACAACGAGGTCAACAGGGTCACAGTGCGGCCCAGGCTCCCGTCCGAGGACATTGACCACTTGCC TGACAATGAGAAAGGGAAGAGAATGTGGAACaaatatctagagagagaggacagcaaagTGGTTG ATCTGTTTGTGGGCCAGCTGAAGAGCTCTCTGACCTGCAGTGAGTGTGGTTACTGCTCCACTGTGTTCGATCCATTCTGGGACTTGTCACTACCCATCGCTAAG AAAGGTTCAGGGGAGGTGAGTCTGACAGACTGCATGCGACTCTTCACTAAAGAAGACGTACTGGATGGAGATGAGAAACCG ACATGCTACAGGTGTAAAACCAGGCGGAAATGCACTAAGAAGTTCACCATCCAGAAATTCCCTCAAATCCTTGTGCTTC ACCTCAAGCGCTTCTCAGAGAACCGTGTTCGAACTAGTAAGCTCTCCACCTACGTCAACTTCCCCCTCAAAGAGTTGGACATGAGAGAATTTTGCTCTGAGAACAGCA tgaaTACAGTGTATAATCTCTATGCCGTGTCCAACCACTCTGGGAATACGCTGGGTGGCCACTACACAGCCTACTGCAGGAACCCAGCCCTTGGGGAGTGGTACAGCTACAATGACTCCAG GGTGAGCTCCATGTCATCCAGCCAGGTTCGCAGCAGTGATGCCTACGTGCTTTTCTATGAGCTGGCCTCCTCTCATTCACGCCTCTGA
- the LOC124012816 gene encoding ubiquitin carboxyl-terminal hydrolase 2-like isoform X1: MPSLRQSYTVTVPEESPASTFPFLKTELRRKSPPMSRSLLMSTFVGLLINQAKNSKSPQGLVGLRNLGNTCFMNSILQCLSNTPDLRDYCLRNTHRTELNNNCRAKAALMEEFAKLTQTLWTSVSSEAISPSDFKTQIQRYAPKFVGYNQQDAQEFLHFLLDGLHNEVNRVTVRPRLPSEDIDHLPDNEKGKRMWNKYLEREDSKVVDLFVGQLKSSLTCSECGYCSTVFDPFWDLSLPIAKKGSGEVSLTDCMRLFTKEDVLDGDEKPTCYRCKTRRKCTKKFTIQKFPQILVLHLKRFSENRVRTSKLSTYVNFPLKELDMREFCSENSMNTVYNLYAVSNHSGNTLGGHYTAYCRNPALGEWYSYNDSRVSSMSSSQVRSSDAYVLFYELASSHSRL; this comes from the exons ATGCCTAGTCTGCGACAGTCTTACACCGTGACGGTGCCCGAGGAGTCACCGGCATCCACTTTCCCCTTCCTAAAAACGGAACTGCGCAGGAAGAGTCCTCCAATGTCGCGGTCATTGTTGATGTCCACATTTGTGGGTCTGCTTATCAATCAAGCCAAG AACTCCAAGAGTCCTCAAGGCCTAGTGGGACTGAGAAACCTCGGCAACACA TGTTTCATGAACTCGATCCTGCAGTGTCTGAGCAACACTCCTGACCTGAGGGACTACTGTCTGAGGAACACACACCGCACCGAACTCAACAACAACTGCAGAGCCAAGGCTGCTCTCATGGAGG AGTTTGCCAAACTCACTCAGACCCTATGGACGTCAGTCAGCAGCGAGGCAATCAGTCCCTCAGACTTCAAGACCCAGATCCAGAGATATGCTCCCAAATTTGTGGGATACAA tcagcAGGATGCTCAGGAGTTCTTGCATTTCCTATTGGACGGCCTCCACAACGAGGTCAACAGGGTCACAGTGCGGCCCAGGCTCCCGTCCGAGGACATTGACCACTTGCC TGACAATGAGAAAGGGAAGAGAATGTGGAACaaatatctagagagagaggacagcaaagTGGTTG ATCTGTTTGTGGGCCAGCTGAAGAGCTCTCTGACCTGCAGTGAGTGTGGTTACTGCTCCACTGTGTTCGATCCATTCTGGGACTTGTCACTACCCATCGCTAAG AAAGGTTCAGGGGAGGTGAGTCTGACAGACTGCATGCGACTCTTCACTAAAGAAGACGTACTGGATGGAGATGAGAAACCG ACATGCTACAGGTGTAAAACCAGGCGGAAATGCACTAAGAAGTTCACCATCCAGAAATTCCCTCAAATCCTTGTGCTTC ACCTCAAGCGCTTCTCAGAGAACCGTGTTCGAACTAGTAAGCTCTCCACCTACGTCAACTTCCCCCTCAAAGAGTTGGACATGAGAGAATTTTGCTCTGAGAACAGCA tgaaTACAGTGTATAATCTCTATGCCGTGTCCAACCACTCTGGGAATACGCTGGGTGGCCACTACACAGCCTACTGCAGGAACCCAGCCCTTGGGGAGTGGTACAGCTACAATGACTCCAG GGTGAGCTCCATGTCATCCAGCCAGGTTCGCAGCAGTGATGCCTACGTGCTTTTCTATGAGCTGGCCTCCTCTCATTCACGCCTCTGA